A stretch of Lactuca sativa cultivar Salinas chromosome 6, Lsat_Salinas_v11, whole genome shotgun sequence DNA encodes these proteins:
- the LOC111890609 gene encoding germin-like protein 1-1, translating into MATTNYLSAISMTMIIFFASYVSTDPDMLQDVCAADFTNDDLIKLNGFLCKKHASSDDFFFSGLSYPRSTDNTFGATPTLITVLNISGLNTLGMAVSRIDFAPGGLNPPHLHPRASEIFFVLEGELEVAFITTDNKLYYKPVKGGELFVLPKGLIHFQINRGNESAVAIAAFNSQFPGIQRVPNALFGSYPDVPNDVLAKTFGIGINQVKKIKSWLDS; encoded by the exons ATGGCTACTACAAATTATTTATCCGCGATTAGTATGACGATGATCATCTTCTTTGCTTCCTACGTCTCAACAGATCCTGATATGCTTCAAGATGTCTGTGCTGCAGATTTTACCAATG ACGACTTAATAAAACTGAATGGATTCCTATGCAAAAAACATGCATCATCTGATGATTTCTTCTTTTCTGGGTTATCATATCCAAGATCAACCGACAACACATTTGGAGCAACTCCGACGCTAATCACTGTCCTAAACATCAGCGGCCTGAACACCTTGGGGATGGCGGTATCACGTATTGACTTTGCTCCGGGAGGCCTGAATCCACCGCACCTCCACCCACGAGCCAGTGAgatattttttgttttagaaGGTGAACTGGAAGTCGCATTCATAACAACAGACAACAAACTTTACTATAAGCCAGTGAAGGGTGGTGAACTATTCGTACTCCCTAAAGGGTTGATTCATTTCCAGATAAACAGAGGGAATGAAAGTGCTGTAGCCATAGCTGCCTTCAACAGCCAGTTTCCAGGTATCCAAAGGGTGCCAAATGCTTTGTTTGGATCATATCCCGATGTGCCAAATGATGTGTTGGCTAAAACATTCGGGATTGGAATCAATCAAGTGAAGAAAATTAAGTCATGGCTTGATTCCTAA
- the LOC111890617 gene encoding pentatricopeptide repeat-containing protein At3g18020: protein MFPPKFQLRSKAIRSNFCNRSNFALFFTHTISCDEERKEQQHLEESITNRSYWTRRIHKLCAIDRNVDEAITLVDRLCIHGYHLDSLNLSSIIHALCDSNRFAEAHRRFLSSLSCSSGNGFIIPDERTCNVIIARLLDWGKNPHVTLRLVHRIIAVKPHFVPSLMNFNRLINQLCSFSYVHSAHILFFHMKSLGHLPNEVSYTTLINGYSRIGELSFAHKLLDEMSESGVMPNSLTYSVLIRGALHVRNIELYTSLLQKLWTTMANENHDHIVNHAAFSNLIHALCQQGMFKSVFEIAEQMPQENNVNNAFAYAQMIDSLCLHGRHHGASRIVYMMMKRNYIPSLVSYNSIIHGLTKNGGYLRAYQLLEQGIEFNYTPSENTYKILIQCLCLQEHNLIKAKKLLDIMLNKKGVDKVRIYNIYIQSLCQMNKESSTELLNTLLIMLETKCHPDIVTLNTIINGFCKMGKLEDAMKVLEDMLMGKFNFCTPDSVTFTTIISGLLTFGRTKDAFNMLYKVMPEKGFHPSVITYNVVLRGLFNLGLVKESMDVFNSMRFGGVVANSKKVISDSDIDIDTDSDRLIDGSKKVMSRFEPDSDILTVRTNMWGPVADSTTHAIMIDGLCKCDCVDEAKVFWDDVIWPSGVHDNFVYSAMIKGLCGSGKFNEACDFVYELVDCGVRTNVVNYNILIEGGCKLGLKKEVYQILGEMRKNGVEPDSVTWRIIDKLHKQKKEWGSEDKINV, encoded by the coding sequence ATGTTTCCACCCAAATTCCAGTTACGAAGTAAAGCAATTAGATCAAATTTCTGCAATCGTTCGAATTTTGCTCTCTTTTTCACCCACACTATTTCGTGTGATGAAGAAAGGAAAGAACAACAACACCTTGAAGAAAGCATTACTAACAGGTCTTATTGGACCAGAAGAATCCACAAGCTTTGTGCAATCGATCGCAATGTCGATGAAGCAATCACCCTTGTTGACAGGCTTTGCATCCATGGATACCACCTCGATTCGCTCAACCTCAGCAGCATAATCCACGCTCTCTGTGATTCCAACAGGTTTGCTGAAGCTCACCGTCGTTTTCTCTCATCTCTTTCTTGCTCTTCAGGTAATGGTTTTATCATACCAGATGAACGGACGTGTAACGTGATCATTGCAAGGTTATTGGATTGGGGGAAAAATCCCCATGTCACATTGCGTCTTGTCCATCGAATTATCGCTGTGAAACCTCATTTTGTCCCATCGTTGATGAATTTCAACCGTTTGATCAATCAGCTTTGTTCGTTTTCATACGTTCATTCAGCACATATATTGTTCTTTCATATGAAGAGTTTAGGCCATCTTCCTAACGAGGTTTCCTACACTACTTTGATCAATGGCTATTCCAGAATTGGGGAACTGAGTTTTGCACATAAGCTGCTCGATGAAATGTCTGAATCTGGGGTAATGCCTAATTCACTAACATACAGTGTCTTAATCCGTGGAGCTCTTCATGTAAGGAATATCGAACTCTACACCTCATTGCTTCAAAAACTATGGACAACAATGGCTAATGAAAATCACGATCACATTGTCAATCATGCTGCTTTTTCGAATCTAATTCATGCTTTATGTCAACAAGGAATGTTCAAATCAGTTTTTGAAATCGCTGAACAGATGCCTCAAGAGAACAACGTGAACAATGCTTTTGCTTATGCTCAAATGATAGACTCACTTTGTCTCCATGGAAGACATCATGGTGCTTCAAGAATAGTTTACATGATGATGAAACGAAATTATATCCCAAGCTTAGTTTCCTACAACTCAATCATCCATGGACTTACCAAAAATGGTGGATACCTTAGAGCATATCAATTATTAGAACAAGGAATCGAATTTAACTACACACCATCTGAAAACACTTACAAGATTCTCATACAATGTCTTTGTTTACAAGAACACAATCTTATAAAAGCAAAGAAGCTTCTTGACATTATGTTAAACAAAAAAGGGGTAGACAAGGTTAGAATTTACAATATTTACATACAATCTTTATGTCAAATGAATAAAGAATCTTCAACCGAGCTTCTAAACACCCTTCTCATCATGCTCGAGACAAAATGTCACCCTGACATAGTTACTCTCAACACAATTATCAATGGATTTTGTAAAATGGGAAAACTTGAAGATGCAATGAAGGTTTTAGAAGATATGTTAATGGGAAAGTTTAACTTTTGCACTCCCGATAGTGTGACATTTACTACAATTATAAGTGGTTTATTAACATTTGGAAGGACAAAAGACGCTTTTAACATGTTATATAAAGTTATGCCCGAAAAGGGTTTTCACCCGAGTGTCATAACATATAATGTTGTTCTTCGTGGTTTGTTTAACCTCGGTCTTGTGAAAGAATCCATGGATGTGTTTAACTCGATGCGCTTTGGTGGTGTTGTTGCTAACAGTAAAAAGGTGATATCAGATTCTGACATTGACATTGACACTGATAGTGACAGACTGATTGATGGTAGTAAAAAGGTGATGTCtaggtttgaacctgattctgaTATTCTTACTGTTAGGACAAACATGTGGGGTCCAGTTGCTGATAGTACTACACATGCAATAATGATTGATGGATTATGCAAATGTGATTGTGTAGATGAAGCAAAGGTGTTTTGGGATGATGTAATTTGGCCATCGGGGGTTCATGATAATTTTGTGTATTCGGCTATGATTAAAGGGCTTTGTGGGTCCGGGAAGTTTAATGAAGCTTGTGATTTTGTATATGAATTGGTGGATTGTGGGGTTAGGACGAATGTTGTGAATTATAATATTTTGATTGAAGGTGGTTGTAAGTTGGGTTTAAAAAAGGAAGTGTATCAGATTTTGGGGGAAATGAGGAAGAATGGAGTGGAACCGGATTCGGTTACATGGAGGATAATTGATAAATTACATAAGCAAAAGAAAGAGTGGGGTTCCGAAGACAAAATCAATGTATAA
- the LOC111890573 gene encoding uncharacterized protein LOC111890573: protein MEDHEEDDLQKALRMSMQHEPPEPKRSKARDDSAETPLEESPDLKNRRLQRELMAAAAEKRMMAASAAMPTTATITSAPKDVPSSSEASSSKVDKTVAIVKEDKFLGKELSSDEAQQLFSMVFGNEVSKGILAQWSNQGIRFSPDEETSMGLVQHEGGPCGVLAAIQAFVLKYLLFFPQELVKGVQNTPMKSISRRLQENQDSVSNIFGSLTEETKSRALVRSMGEILFLCGNNNSATIASLKIFDQNIEGKDEKEKDEIVARSLEGLSLESGVDLQKVLTVSTFTSPASAMQRLESMIPIFRSRMGALLFLLSALLSRGLETVQSDRDDPSQPLVTAPFGHASQEIVNLLLSGMAVANVFDGKMDLGGGMFVKGILTPVEVGFLTLLESLNFCKVGQSLKSPKWPIWVVGSESHYTVLFALDPQVQAENEFENRETTIRRAFDSQDQSGGGGFISVDGFRQVLRETNVNLPPEKMEALCSSGFIVWSEFWQVLLDLDKGFGGLKDSTGLMGKKVFYLWHFNGIAKAVFGSEVGVQRPRLTKLRVSVPPRWTPEEFMAGGSGGSGGGDEVVEVEKPERTQHAPLVDCVRTRWARAVCNWEGDPPSIV from the exons ATGGAGGATCACGAGGAGGATGATTTGCAAAAGGCGTTACGGATGAGCATGCAACATGAACCGCCAGAGCCGAAGAGGAGCAAAGCGAGGGACGACAGCGCTGAGACTCCTTTGGAAGAGTCGCCGGATTTGAAGAATCGGAGGTTGCAGAGGGAGTTGATGGCGGCAGCAGCTGAAAAGCGTATGATGGCGGCATCGGCAGCTATGCCCACGACTGCTACTATTACTAGTGCGCCTAAGGATGTTCCTTCTTCCTCGGAGGCTTCATCGTCAAAAGTGGATAAAACTGTGGCGATAGTGAAGGAAGACAAGTTTTTGGGGAAAGAGTTATCATCGGATGAAGCACAACAGCTATTCTCAATGGTGTTCGGAAATGAAGTTTCAAAGGGAATACTTGCGCAGTGGAGCAATCAGGGAATCAG GTTTAGTCCTGATGAAGAAACATCAATGGGATTAGTTCAGCATGAAGGTGGGCCATGTGGTGTCTTAGCAGCTATACAA GCATTTGTTCTTAAATACCTCTTATTTTTCCCACAAGAATTGGTAAAAGGTGTTCAAAATACACCAATGAAATCAATTTCAAGAAGACTTCAGGAAAATCAAGATTCTGTGTCAAATATATTTGGCTCTCTAACCGAAGAAACAAAATCAAG AGCCTTGGTGAGGAGCATGGGTGAAATCTTGTTTTTATGTGGAAATAATAACAGTGCAACAATTGCATCTCTGAAAATTTTTGACCAGAACATTGAGGGTAAAGATGAAAAGGAAAAAGATGAG ATTGTTGCAAGATCACTTGAAGGTCTTTCACTTGAATCCGGTGTTGATTTGCAAAAGGTTTTGACAGTGAGCACATTCACATCTCCTGCAAGTGCAATGCAGAGGCTGGAATCAATGATTCCGATCTTCCGTAGTCGTATGGGAGCACTCCTATTCCTACTTTCCGCATTACTTTCTCGGGGATTG GAAACAGTTCAATCTGACAGAGATGACCCTAGCCAACCTTTAGTTACAGCTCCATTTGGACATGCATCACAG GAAATTGTTAACCTCCTACTCTCGGGAATGGCGGTTGCCAACGTATTCGATGGAAAAATGGATTTAGGCGGCGGAATGTTTGTCAAAGGAATCTTGACTCCCGTAGAAGTCGGATTCCTGACATTACTAGAATCCCTCAATTTTTGCAAAGTCGGCCAATCCTTAAAATCCCCAAAATGGCCGATCTGGGTAGTGGGAAGTGAATCCCACTACACCGTGTTATTCGCCCTGGACCCACAGGTCCAGGCCGAAAACGAATTTGAAAACCGCGAAACGACAATCCGGCGAGCCTTCGACTCCCAAGACCAATCGGGCGGCGGTGGATTCATCTCCGTCGACGGATTCCGGCAAGTCCTCCGGGAAACAAACGTGAATCTCCCGCCGGAAAAAATGGAGGCGTTGTGTTCTTCGGGGTTTATTGTTTGGAGTGAGTTTTGGCAAGTGCTTTTGGATTTGGATAAAGGGTTTGGTGGGTTGAAGGATTCCACAGGGTTGatgggtaaaaaggtcttttacttGTGGCATTTTAATGGGATTGCAAAAGCTGTTTTCGGGAGTGAGGTGGGCGTGCAACGGCCAAGGTTGACTAAGTTGAGGGTTTCGGTCCCACCACGGTGGACGCCGGAGGAGTTTATGGCGGGCGGGAGTGGCGGTAGCGGTGGTGGTgatgaggtggtggaggtggagaaACCGGAGCGGACTCAGCATGCTCCGTTGGTGGATTGTGTTAGGACGCGGTGGGCAAGGGCGGTTTGTAATTGGGAAGGGGACCCACCGAGTATTGTTTGA